The Saprospiraceae bacterium genome includes a window with the following:
- a CDS encoding 4'-phosphopantetheinyl transferase superfamily protein: MPLILTKNENGLFRYGIWHHIEADEFFLQRLKLSNAEEAEVQNLKARKKSEWLCSRYLLTIVADHEIRGACLKDEYGKPYIEGSDENISISHTFDYTAVIISKKLCGIDIQVVVPKIIAIGPRFINENELKYIPQNNKLYYFHVIWGAKEAMYKCHGKKELDFKKHLEVSPFDFSPVCFTFEGRIHKDDCIVKYSLFAELNDKIMTVYAVEN, from the coding sequence ATGCCTTTAATATTGACAAAAAATGAAAATGGATTATTCAGATATGGTATATGGCATCATATCGAAGCTGATGAATTCTTCCTGCAAAGACTTAAATTAAGCAACGCAGAAGAAGCAGAGGTGCAAAATCTGAAAGCAAGAAAAAAAAGTGAATGGCTTTGTTCCAGATATTTGCTCACAATAGTGGCTGATCACGAAATACGTGGAGCCTGCCTTAAAGATGAATATGGCAAACCGTATATAGAAGGATCTGACGAAAATATATCCATCAGTCATACTTTTGATTACACCGCGGTGATCATCAGCAAAAAATTATGTGGCATTGACATACAGGTTGTTGTGCCCAAAATTATTGCCATCGGGCCGAGATTTATCAATGAAAATGAATTAAAATACATACCTCAAAACAATAAACTCTACTATTTTCATGTCATATGGGGTGCGAAAGAAGCCATGTATAAATGTCATGGTAAAAAAGAGTTGGATTTCAAGAAGCATCTCGAAGTCAGTCCGTTTGATTTTAGCCCGGTTTGTTTCACATTTGAAGGTCGAATTCATAAAGATGATTGTATAGTGAAATACAGTTTATTCGCCGAACTTAACGATAAAATAATGACCGTATATGCCGTTGAAAATTAA